One window from the genome of Cyclobacterium amurskyense encodes:
- a CDS encoding RagB/SusD family nutrient uptake outer membrane protein, whose product MKTYKLIILSTLAILLSFTSCHDDLLNPIPESLLTNVNAFENSNDLDLAVLGIYNRLQSRFPTDYELMEIPSDNMYGYYFATSPGMAEIGLLDVSPENPRLNVFWKDTYNGIFRANTVLENIEVPTDYSTELKDKHTGEAKFLRAYFYFDLVRIFGGVPAVTSIIEVEESRQVPRATETEIYALISSDLNDAIAKLPTTSEQGRLSKAAAIALLAKVKVYEEKWSDAKTLLERLFADYDYELLPDFKDLFRIETEVNVESIFSLPYLEGTNGHSLTYALAPTAGVYGVINNGSRVGRPTWNLHKAYDPEDSRFSVTITEWQRTFSSAPDDEPFWFPYFNKFIIPIDNISSSGLDLPVLRLADMVLLYSEALYQLGDQETALAQLNSIRERAFGDSDHNYTLVDIATPELFMDKLLLERRLELAVENNRWFDLVRTGRFTTALTQLESEYNPSTEQAVIQNLNAQAYMKYFPIPYEQIQLAAPGVMEQNDGY is encoded by the coding sequence ATGAAAACTTACAAATTAATTATACTAAGCACATTAGCGATTTTGCTAAGCTTTACTTCCTGTCATGATGATCTGCTCAATCCGATTCCAGAATCATTATTGACCAATGTCAACGCTTTTGAAAATTCGAATGACCTGGATCTGGCAGTTTTGGGGATTTACAATCGATTGCAATCAAGGTTTCCAACGGATTATGAATTGATGGAAATTCCTTCAGACAATATGTATGGTTATTATTTTGCGACCTCTCCAGGGATGGCAGAAATAGGATTACTGGATGTTAGCCCTGAAAATCCCAGACTAAATGTCTTTTGGAAGGATACTTACAATGGTATTTTTAGAGCCAATACTGTCTTGGAAAATATTGAAGTGCCCACAGATTATAGCACTGAATTAAAAGACAAACATACAGGTGAAGCGAAATTTTTGAGAGCTTACTTCTATTTTGACCTGGTAAGGATTTTTGGAGGTGTGCCAGCAGTGACAAGTATCATCGAGGTGGAGGAATCCAGACAGGTTCCAAGAGCCACTGAAACAGAAATTTATGCATTAATTTCCAGTGACCTGAATGATGCCATTGCCAAGCTTCCAACTACTTCCGAACAAGGAAGGTTGTCCAAAGCAGCAGCCATAGCACTTTTGGCTAAGGTGAAAGTTTATGAAGAAAAATGGAGCGATGCCAAAACCTTATTGGAAAGGCTGTTCGCAGATTACGATTATGAATTGTTGCCTGATTTTAAGGACCTATTTCGCATAGAAACTGAGGTAAACGTTGAATCCATTTTTTCCTTACCTTATTTGGAAGGTACCAATGGACATAGCCTAACTTATGCCTTGGCACCTACTGCAGGCGTTTACGGCGTTATCAATAACGGTAGCAGGGTTGGAAGACCAACATGGAATTTGCATAAAGCTTATGACCCTGAGGATTCCAGGTTTAGTGTAACCATCACAGAATGGCAACGAACTTTCTCTTCTGCACCTGATGATGAACCTTTTTGGTTTCCTTACTTCAATAAATTCATTATTCCAATCGACAATATCAGTAGTTCAGGACTGGATTTGCCTGTTTTGAGATTAGCTGACATGGTATTGCTTTATTCCGAAGCACTGTACCAATTAGGTGATCAGGAAACTGCTCTAGCACAGTTGAATAGCATCAGAGAAAGAGCATTTGGGGATTCAGACCATAATTATACTTTGGTAGACATTGCCACTCCGGAATTGTTCATGGACAAACTGTTATTGGAAAGAAGACTTGAATTGGCCGTCGAAAACAACAGGTGGTTTGACCTGGTACGTACTGGCAGATTTACTACAGCTTTGACTCAACTTGAAAGTGAGTACAATCCCTCTACAGAACAGGCAGTGATTCAAAATCTGAATGCACAAGCCTATATGAAATATTTCCCAATACCTTATGAGCAAATTCAATTGGCAGCTCCAGGGGTAATGGAACAAAATGATGGTTATTGA
- a CDS encoding amidohydrolase family protein codes for MNQFGVDKAVVANMSGIFYKNCQAANEALFAEIESSATYKERIIPFAIINPFYPGWKSDFDKCVKVGIKGIRIYPQYHDYQLTDSACVELVKMARDHDLVVGLTMRMVDSRQKSWMDLDQLAGTDKPEQGLVDLLPIIKEVPAAKYFILNLANGYQLKNDDFELIMKSKVLMDTSGRSLANMAQALEFYGEDKFAFGTHAPILDYLTGMLRIESLREEEASQSTKDLLRWRNAQSMLNL; via the coding sequence ATGAATCAGTTTGGAGTTGACAAGGCTGTAGTCGCCAATATGAGCGGGATTTTCTATAAAAATTGTCAGGCAGCCAATGAGGCATTGTTTGCTGAAATTGAATCCTCAGCCACCTATAAAGAAAGAATTATTCCATTTGCCATTATTAATCCTTTCTACCCCGGATGGAAAAGTGATTTTGATAAATGTGTAAAAGTCGGAATTAAAGGCATACGTATTTATCCCCAATACCACGATTATCAATTGACGGATTCCGCATGTGTTGAATTGGTGAAAATGGCCCGAGACCATGACTTGGTTGTTGGGCTGACCATGAGAATGGTCGATAGCCGACAGAAATCCTGGATGGACTTGGATCAATTAGCAGGTACAGATAAACCCGAGCAAGGCTTAGTGGATTTATTGCCCATAATAAAGGAAGTGCCAGCGGCCAAATATTTTATATTAAACCTTGCAAATGGTTATCAGCTTAAAAATGACGACTTTGAGTTAATTATGAAAAGTAAGGTCCTCATGGATACTTCCGGTCGATCCCTGGCCAATATGGCACAAGCACTGGAATTCTATGGAGAAGATAAATTTGCTTTTGGGACCCATGCCCCGATACTGGATTACCTAACAGGAATGTTGCGTATTGAATCATTACGCGAAGAAGAAGCAAGCCAAAGTACCAAAGATTTGCTGAGGTGGAGAAATGCCCAAAGCATGTTGAATTTATAA
- a CDS encoding RNA polymerase sigma factor: MSIPKPDATLIKKINQNDRNAQFQLFEMTKGMLYSTCYRIIGDEEEAHDILQDVYVEVFQNIRKLKNPEALISWMKTIAVRKAIHFSKKKIYFEPVENQEMETTEAFDSWFDAEILDQAILSLPSGAKAVFLLTTVEGYSHKETAKLLSITVSTSKSQLHYAKSLLKSRITKLLKA, from the coding sequence ATGAGTATACCAAAGCCAGATGCGACACTGATAAAAAAGATCAACCAAAATGACCGAAATGCTCAATTTCAGTTATTTGAAATGACCAAAGGAATGTTGTACTCAACTTGCTACAGAATAATCGGTGATGAGGAAGAGGCTCATGACATTCTTCAAGATGTTTATGTAGAAGTATTTCAGAACATACGAAAATTGAAAAACCCTGAAGCACTTATTTCATGGATGAAAACCATCGCTGTTCGAAAGGCGATACACTTTAGCAAAAAGAAGATCTATTTTGAACCGGTAGAAAATCAGGAAATGGAGACTACAGAAGCATTTGATTCTTGGTTTGATGCAGAAATACTGGATCAGGCCATACTAAGTCTTCCTTCTGGGGCCAAGGCTGTTTTTCTACTCACGACAGTGGAAGGCTATTCGCATAAAGAAACGGCAAAACTACTTAGTATCACAGTGAGCACTTCAAAATCTCAGTTGCACTATGCCAAATCATTACTTAAAAGTAGAATCACTAAGCTCCTTAAGGCATGA
- a CDS encoding SusC/RagA family TonB-linked outer membrane protein, which yields MEKKYNGKMGKEEFLPVLSKINRLFYLGVFTMILFLGSGLASMTLAQQRTVSGTVTDVESGETLPGVNILIKNTNIGTVTDIDGAFNLKVSDEGAVLVFSFVGFVSQEVAVNNRQTFAINLVPEQSDLDEVVVIGYGTRKKTSVTSSISKLENQNLDQLPVGRLENVLAGRMAGVNISNTRNRPGDAPDIRVRGLGSISAGNDPLVVIDGFPGGNLGQLNMNDVESIEVLKDASSTAIYGSRGAGGVILVTTKRGSTQKPELKINSYFGMSNALVHDDWLTGEEWHSYLAKYQNREFAWAGGDTSIPIWGDPRRPLTYQVNPLTKELPQTIWQDEVLQTATIQNHNISLSGGTDNTKYYLSGTYMDEEGVLKTSGYKKYSFRANVDVKINEMISMGMELSPSYSKTRYAGSNMVSLVKYPPFVSPDYIDGKYPRTYDYIPTGHSGQASPYVYLYGTENYSNVFTNIGRAFINLNLMDGLSFKTSVGTNIAFTNNDYWSGGIGDTRVNTNGNVSDARSINLVNENVLNYTKTFNDVHNVGGLLGASYQNSTSRSLAMYAVSNSFNNDKVKTLNNAIINPANTTQSKSEWGLVSYFARVNYAYKDKYLLEGSFRRDGSSRFGPENKWGNFPSLSAAWRLSEEEFIKNIPNISEFKLRASYGVTGNFNIGNFQYLGSVGSVSYSPNNMLVNGIVQNSMANPRLSWEKTKGYDFGFEISFLQNRFNLNVDYYDNLTTGMLYNVNTPAITGFSSIINNVGEVRNSGLDVEIDTRNLVGEFKWNSSFNLSMNKNEVTDLGEVDERINTYWSMDFLLREGEPMFSYYGYKSIGVFQNEEQISQTPSLAGTKPGNPIFQDTNNDGEIDPEDKVILGSFQPKMQLGFSNEFYWKQFDLSIFMQASLGAKMFNAENQYYEGNTLGAMRRSLVENQWWSEEEPGDGTNPAAALSQLFGYNTNNDFYLEDASYLNVRSINLGYTFPDFSEGKGIKSLRLYASVNNALVIKNKGNHAYNPEGTTRGEVSGISSTPGVNLGSEPLNRTFVLGLNIGF from the coding sequence TTGGAAAAAAAATACAATGGAAAAATGGGGAAGGAAGAATTCCTTCCCGTCCTAAGCAAGATCAACCGCCTTTTTTATTTAGGGGTTTTTACAATGATCTTATTTCTGGGTTCAGGGCTTGCCTCAATGACCCTTGCACAACAACGAACCGTCTCTGGTACCGTCACTGATGTGGAGAGCGGTGAAACACTTCCTGGTGTTAATATCCTAATCAAGAATACGAATATTGGAACAGTCACTGATATTGACGGAGCCTTTAACTTAAAGGTGTCTGATGAAGGTGCTGTTTTAGTATTCTCTTTCGTAGGCTTTGTAAGCCAAGAGGTAGCGGTAAACAATCGACAGACCTTTGCTATTAACCTTGTTCCAGAGCAATCAGACCTGGATGAAGTTGTGGTAATTGGTTATGGAACAAGGAAGAAAACTTCTGTTACTTCATCTATTTCTAAATTAGAAAACCAAAACCTAGACCAATTGCCGGTTGGCAGGCTTGAAAATGTCCTTGCAGGAAGAATGGCAGGGGTTAATATTTCCAATACCCGTAACCGGCCCGGTGACGCGCCTGACATTAGGGTTCGTGGACTCGGTTCCATAAGTGCGGGAAATGACCCTTTGGTAGTCATCGATGGCTTTCCTGGAGGAAACTTAGGTCAATTGAATATGAATGATGTGGAATCCATTGAGGTGTTAAAAGATGCCTCTTCGACCGCTATTTATGGTTCAAGAGGTGCAGGAGGAGTGATATTGGTTACAACCAAAAGAGGGTCGACCCAAAAACCTGAGTTAAAAATCAACTCTTATTTTGGAATGTCCAATGCCCTTGTTCATGACGATTGGTTGACAGGAGAAGAATGGCATAGCTATTTGGCTAAATACCAGAACAGGGAATTTGCATGGGCTGGGGGAGATACTTCCATTCCTATTTGGGGAGATCCAAGAAGACCTTTGACCTACCAGGTCAATCCACTTACCAAAGAACTTCCTCAAACCATTTGGCAGGATGAAGTGCTTCAGACCGCTACCATCCAAAACCACAATATTTCCCTTTCTGGTGGTACCGATAACACCAAATATTATTTGTCAGGTACTTATATGGATGAGGAAGGCGTATTGAAAACTTCCGGGTATAAAAAGTATAGTTTTCGTGCGAATGTTGATGTGAAAATCAATGAGATGATAAGCATGGGTATGGAATTGAGCCCTTCCTATTCCAAGACGAGGTATGCAGGATCCAATATGGTTTCCTTAGTAAAATATCCACCCTTTGTCAGCCCTGATTACATTGACGGGAAATACCCTCGTACTTATGATTACATTCCAACTGGTCACTCCGGACAGGCTAGTCCCTATGTTTACCTTTATGGAACGGAGAATTATTCCAACGTTTTTACAAATATCGGGAGGGCTTTTATCAATTTGAACCTTATGGATGGACTTAGCTTCAAAACCTCTGTAGGAACAAATATCGCTTTCACGAACAATGATTATTGGAGTGGTGGGATTGGAGATACTCGAGTAAACACCAACGGGAATGTCTCGGATGCAAGAAGTATAAATCTAGTCAATGAGAATGTACTGAATTATACCAAAACCTTTAATGATGTTCACAATGTAGGTGGTTTGCTTGGTGCTTCTTACCAAAATTCAACCTCCAGGTCCCTAGCGATGTATGCCGTTTCCAATTCGTTTAACAACGATAAGGTAAAAACCCTCAACAATGCCATTATCAATCCTGCCAATACTACACAGTCTAAATCTGAATGGGGCTTGGTTTCTTATTTTGCTAGGGTAAATTACGCTTACAAGGACAAATACCTCTTGGAAGGTTCTTTCCGACGAGATGGTAGTTCCAGATTTGGCCCTGAAAATAAATGGGGAAATTTCCCTTCCCTTTCAGCTGCATGGAGACTTTCTGAAGAAGAGTTTATAAAAAATATACCAAATATTTCAGAGTTTAAATTAAGAGCCAGTTATGGTGTTACAGGGAATTTTAATATTGGGAATTTTCAGTATCTAGGTTCTGTTGGATCTGTAAGTTATTCTCCTAATAATATGTTGGTAAATGGGATTGTTCAGAATTCCATGGCAAACCCCAGGCTTTCATGGGAAAAAACCAAAGGCTATGATTTTGGTTTTGAAATAAGCTTTCTTCAAAACAGGTTTAACCTGAATGTGGATTATTATGACAACCTAACCACGGGAATGTTGTACAATGTTAATACTCCTGCTATTACTGGATTTAGTAGTATTATAAACAATGTTGGTGAAGTAAGAAACAGTGGGCTGGATGTGGAGATCGACACCAGGAATCTGGTAGGTGAGTTCAAATGGAATTCTTCATTTAACCTTTCCATGAATAAAAATGAAGTGACCGACTTGGGAGAAGTGGATGAGCGAATCAATACTTATTGGTCAATGGACTTTCTATTGAGAGAAGGAGAACCAATGTTTTCTTATTATGGCTACAAGTCTATAGGTGTTTTTCAGAATGAGGAACAGATTTCTCAAACGCCAAGCCTAGCCGGAACAAAACCCGGTAACCCAATATTTCAGGACACGAACAATGATGGTGAAATTGATCCTGAAGACAAGGTGATCTTAGGAAGTTTTCAACCTAAAATGCAATTGGGCTTTTCCAATGAATTTTACTGGAAACAATTTGACCTAAGTATTTTCATGCAAGCTTCATTAGGAGCCAAAATGTTCAATGCAGAAAACCAATATTACGAGGGCAACACTTTGGGCGCCATGAGAAGATCATTGGTAGAAAACCAGTGGTGGTCTGAAGAAGAACCTGGTGATGGTACTAATCCAGCAGCAGCTCTAAGTCAGTTGTTTGGCTACAATACCAACAATGACTTTTACTTAGAGGATGCTTCCTACCTTAATGTGAGAAGCATAAACTTAGGTTATACTTTTCCTGATTTCTCAGAAGGAAAAGGAATTAAAAGTTTAAGACTCTATGCGTCTGTTAATAACGCATTAGTTATTAAAAACAAAGGAAATCATGCCTACAATCCCGAAGGGACGACAAGAGGAGAAGTTTCAGGCATTAGCAGTACCCCTGGGGTAAACCTCGGTTCAGAACCCTTGAATAGAACATTTGTCTTGGGACTTAACATTGGCTTTTGA
- a CDS encoding amidohydrolase family protein: MGITRREFSLSGTVSIFGLMTGVPPIDFRTRASGENDFDLMREVNKYRKIDAYATSNMTLDQLRDQIDFADRLSIEKMFVGMPMLPIKATPEEFRSINDKVIKGVKAYPDRLVGEFTINPTYKKEAIDEINRCVDNGLVGTRLYNQVKISDPLYEPIIEKLSELKMIVFMHGECQLGVGGYRMKYDAGKFPGTSTPEDFVAAAKKFPDANFQFAHIGGGGDWECMCKTFEHTPNIYLDTGGSNNEENMIDFALKYLGEDRLFFGTDNSYYQSVGKVLASNLNEGQKRKLFFDNYNALLKKGGFGVN; encoded by the coding sequence ATGGGCATAACAAGAAGAGAATTTTCACTTAGTGGAACTGTTTCCATTTTTGGTTTGATGACGGGTGTTCCACCTATTGATTTCAGAACAAGGGCATCTGGAGAAAATGATTTTGATTTGATGAGAGAGGTGAATAAGTACAGGAAAATAGATGCCTATGCTACTTCTAACATGACTCTGGATCAGCTAAGAGACCAAATTGATTTTGCAGACAGGCTATCTATAGAAAAGATGTTTGTTGGTATGCCCATGTTGCCTATAAAAGCTACTCCAGAAGAGTTCAGGAGTATCAATGATAAGGTGATCAAAGGAGTAAAAGCCTACCCTGATCGATTGGTTGGGGAATTTACTATTAACCCTACTTATAAAAAGGAGGCGATTGATGAAATCAACCGCTGTGTAGACAATGGACTTGTGGGTACCCGTTTGTACAATCAGGTAAAGATCAGTGACCCATTGTATGAACCCATTATTGAAAAGCTCTCTGAATTAAAAATGATTGTTTTTATGCATGGAGAGTGTCAGCTAGGAGTAGGAGGGTACCGAATGAAGTATGATGCTGGAAAATTTCCTGGCACTTCTACACCGGAAGATTTTGTAGCCGCTGCAAAGAAATTTCCAGATGCCAATTTCCAATTTGCCCATATCGGAGGTGGAGGAGATTGGGAATGCATGTGTAAAACCTTTGAACATACGCCCAATATATATTTGGACACAGGAGGCAGCAATAATGAAGAAAACATGATTGACTTCGCCCTTAAGTATTTGGGTGAGGACAGGCTTTTTTTCGGAACGGACAACAGTTACTATCAAAGCGTAGGAAAAGTACTGGCTTCCAACCTCAATGAAGGACAGAAAAGAAAACTGTTTTTCGACAATTACAATGCTTTGCTGAAGAAAGGAGGTTTTGGTGTTAATTGA
- a CDS encoding amidohydrolase family protein — protein MNNFAIDPHLYGLPDLEELKAFRIWDTHYHGFLTGTEPIKQHQEMLFYVKRMGLERIISVDIGGTLSDPLDPKPHDAAQLEILKNDPDWISGIIPIDPGFPDESLAKMKKWIANGPCVGIKYVGGNKLGVTCDADQNDKIIRYAADLGAVIYIHTWIKVGGEPRWPGGGNLEGESTPMDVATLAKRFPNVPLICGHAGGDWELAARAIRPYENVLFEFSGADPHSGSVDYAVDVVGVDRIVWGGHGPSRSFSTEMAKVLDASLSQKERMKVFGENYRKIAKPIFASKGINITV, from the coding sequence ATGAACAATTTTGCCATAGATCCCCATTTATACGGACTTCCGGATTTAGAAGAATTAAAAGCATTTAGAATTTGGGATACCCATTACCACGGGTTTTTGACAGGAACCGAGCCTATTAAACAACACCAGGAAATGCTTTTCTATGTAAAGAGAATGGGGCTGGAGCGTATCATTTCTGTGGATATTGGTGGAACCTTAAGCGATCCTCTGGATCCTAAACCGCATGATGCGGCCCAGCTAGAAATATTGAAGAATGATCCGGACTGGATTTCAGGGATTATCCCAATAGACCCTGGCTTTCCGGATGAGAGTTTAGCTAAAATGAAAAAGTGGATTGCCAACGGACCTTGTGTAGGTATCAAATATGTAGGAGGAAATAAGCTGGGAGTGACCTGTGATGCAGATCAAAACGATAAGATCATTCGCTATGCTGCCGACTTAGGAGCTGTGATTTATATCCATACCTGGATTAAAGTAGGAGGAGAGCCTAGATGGCCCGGGGGAGGAAATTTAGAAGGGGAGTCTACCCCGATGGATGTAGCGACGCTTGCCAAACGATTTCCGAATGTGCCATTGATTTGCGGACATGCAGGAGGAGATTGGGAGTTGGCAGCAAGAGCCATCAGGCCTTACGAAAATGTATTGTTCGAATTTAGCGGTGCAGATCCGCATTCTGGATCTGTTGATTATGCTGTAGATGTAGTGGGTGTTGACCGAATCGTTTGGGGTGGACATGGACCAAGTCGCTCTTTTTCTACGGAAATGGCTAAAGTCCTAGATGCCTCCCTTTCCCAGAAAGAACGCATGAAAGTATTCGGTGAAAATTACCGGAAAATTGCAAAACCAATATTTGCATCAAAAGGCATAAATATTACGGTCTAA
- a CDS encoding amidohydrolase family protein, translating into MKKVNRRSFFSTTLKATAAASLPLSFSTNLPEDVKSKPNLFAGKPGVIDTNINLFDWPFRKLKYGETDALLAKLNKHRVEKAWAGSFQALFHKDINGVNERLAKECKHNGKGMLLPFGTVNLAWPDWEEDLRRCHEVYKMPGVRIYPIYQTFDPSHPDFEKLVAQVEKRKMILQIVGDMDDSRNHHPIVLTRGADMNPLVDIIKKYPKVKIQMLYWTHKITGNLLERFIKETNVVFDTSRIEGSGAIGQLIEGNPWNGKKGVPLAAERILFGSHAPYFPVEASLLKLMESPLSVEQANGILQGNANIFMNSAL; encoded by the coding sequence ATGAAAAAAGTAAACCGCCGCAGCTTTTTTAGTACCACACTTAAAGCCACTGCCGCTGCCTCATTGCCACTTAGTTTTTCGACCAACCTACCGGAGGATGTAAAAAGTAAACCCAATTTGTTTGCCGGAAAGCCAGGTGTCATCGATACCAATATCAATTTGTTTGATTGGCCATTTAGAAAACTGAAATACGGTGAGACCGATGCTTTGCTAGCAAAGTTAAACAAACACAGGGTGGAAAAAGCCTGGGCAGGCAGCTTTCAAGCACTTTTTCACAAAGACATCAATGGCGTCAATGAACGACTGGCCAAGGAATGCAAGCATAATGGAAAGGGAATGTTGCTCCCATTCGGTACAGTAAATCTGGCTTGGCCGGATTGGGAAGAAGACCTGAGGCGTTGCCATGAGGTATACAAGATGCCTGGTGTTAGGATTTACCCCATTTACCAAACCTTTGATCCAAGCCATCCGGATTTTGAAAAATTGGTAGCTCAGGTAGAAAAAAGGAAAATGATCTTACAAATTGTAGGAGACATGGATGACAGTAGAAATCACCACCCGATCGTCCTCACCAGGGGAGCAGACATGAATCCTTTGGTAGACATCATTAAAAAATACCCTAAGGTAAAAATTCAAATGCTTTACTGGACCCATAAAATTACCGGAAACCTTTTGGAGCGGTTTATCAAGGAGACCAATGTAGTTTTTGATACTTCCAGAATTGAAGGGAGTGGTGCAATAGGACAACTGATTGAAGGCAATCCTTGGAATGGAAAAAAAGGAGTTCCATTGGCTGCAGAGCGCATATTGTTTGGTTCTCATGCCCCTTATTTCCCCGTTGAAGCAAGCTTATTGAAGCTTATGGAATCACCTTTATCGGTAGAACAGGCCAATGGGATTTTGCAGGGGAATGCCAATATTTTCATGAATTCCGCCCTATAG
- a CDS encoding DegT/DnrJ/EryC1/StrS family aminotransferase encodes MNKAYSRRKFMAGLSTSSLAIAASPVLPGLGNVLIQNKEKLAILGGTAIREKGRIGPAWPYVDDQMVNAIVKTTRSGIWSRIQSATGNVPTFEKEFARQIGVGYSVGTGSGTQALSTCVEALGIGPGDEVITSPYTDMGTISSILTSRALPVMVDLDLTSFQLDPEEVAKKINTNTKAIMPVHIMGVPANMERIMELARKHGLKVIEDSCQAPFARYQGKAIGTIGDLGCFSFQASKAIACGEGGAVVGNDQALMEQCYTVQNRGASRKGRNETIGPKYRMNEFEGAILMGQLPGAKDRFLKRNENAEYLIAQLADIPGLTPQKKYPGTESSSYYHFAMSYNKEHFNGADRSLFLKALNAEGIPMGSYIKNGLHKEPWIQHVLGLDEYQTMYTKERREEYANSLDLPNCDKICNETLISFWGSGMLLGSRQEMDEIVAGITKVYENRDSLNKIKTS; translated from the coding sequence ATGAACAAAGCATACAGTAGGAGAAAATTCATGGCTGGTCTTTCTACCAGCTCTTTGGCCATAGCCGCCTCACCTGTTTTGCCTGGACTGGGCAATGTATTGATCCAAAACAAAGAAAAGCTGGCTATTTTAGGAGGCACAGCCATAAGAGAAAAAGGCAGGATAGGGCCAGCTTGGCCATATGTGGATGATCAAATGGTGAATGCCATCGTCAAAACAACCCGAAGTGGCATATGGAGCAGGATACAATCTGCTACAGGCAATGTGCCCACTTTTGAGAAGGAATTTGCCAGGCAGATTGGGGTTGGGTACAGTGTAGGAACAGGATCTGGCACCCAGGCCTTAAGTACTTGTGTAGAAGCCCTTGGTATTGGTCCAGGTGATGAGGTGATAACTTCTCCTTATACGGACATGGGAACTATTTCTTCTATTTTAACCAGTAGGGCGCTACCGGTGATGGTAGACCTTGACCTTACTTCATTCCAGTTGGATCCAGAGGAAGTAGCCAAAAAAATCAATACAAATACAAAGGCTATAATGCCAGTCCATATTATGGGCGTACCTGCGAACATGGAGCGTATCATGGAATTGGCGAGAAAGCATGGTTTGAAAGTAATAGAAGATTCCTGTCAGGCACCTTTTGCTCGCTATCAGGGGAAGGCCATAGGTACTATAGGGGACTTGGGCTGCTTTAGTTTTCAGGCAAGTAAAGCGATTGCCTGCGGAGAAGGAGGAGCTGTGGTCGGAAACGATCAGGCTTTGATGGAGCAATGTTATACGGTTCAGAACAGAGGGGCTTCCAGAAAAGGTAGGAATGAAACCATTGGCCCAAAATACAGGATGAATGAATTTGAAGGGGCCATACTTATGGGACAGTTGCCGGGGGCCAAGGATAGGTTTTTGAAGCGAAATGAAAATGCTGAATACCTCATAGCTCAGTTGGCAGACATTCCTGGACTGACTCCACAGAAAAAGTACCCAGGAACCGAAAGCAGTTCCTATTATCACTTTGCGATGTCCTATAACAAAGAACATTTTAATGGTGCTGACAGGAGCCTGTTCTTAAAAGCGCTGAATGCGGAAGGGATTCCTATGGGCTCCTATATTAAAAACGGACTGCACAAAGAACCTTGGATCCAACATGTTTTGGGCTTGGATGAATACCAGACCATGTATACAAAAGAAAGAAGGGAAGAGTACGCTAATTCGCTGGATCTCCCAAATTGCGATAAAATTTGTAACGAAACGCTTATCTCCTTCTGGGGCTCTGGAATGCTTTTAGGCTCTCGTCAGGAAATGGACGAGATAGTCGCCGGGATTACGAAAGTATACGAAAACAGGGACAGTTTGAATAAAATCAAAACCAGCTGA